The uncultured Cohaesibacter sp. genomic sequence GGCAAGGACGAGACCATGTTCCAATGACGTCAGATGGATGGACTTGATTGCACCATCCGGTCCTGTTGGCTCGATTGCGCCGAGCACGATGTCAAGATCACCACGCAGAAGTCTGGGCAAGTTGACCTCGTTGTTCGAGACCGACAGGTCGAGCCGCAGGGCTGGAAATTCCAGCAGTAATTTAGAGAAGACCGGACCGACATATTTTTGATGGAACAGAGGTCCAGCACCGATGCGAATGACGTCGAGGCCCGCATTCTCCAGCCCGCGCAATTCCTCCTTGGCCTGCAACAGCTCTTGTTCGATCTTCAGTGCGCGGCGATAAAAGGCTTTTCCCGCCGGGGTTAGTGACATGCCGCGACGATGCCGATCAAACAAAATAGAGCCCAATTCATGCTCAAGGTTGCTCAACCGTTTTGTCAGAGTTGGCTGGGTCAGCCCGATTTTGTCCGCTGCTGCCGTCAGGTTGCCTTCTTTAGCAATGGCAAGAAAGGCAGAAAGATTCTTATCCATGTGACATTCCAATATTTTATCATAAAGGCAAATAAAAGCGATTTTACAGCATCTGTCAATCAGCGTAGGTTTCGATTTGTTCGCGCATATTGCGAACTTAAAGGACCTGATCTGATGCGTACTGTCTTTGTTATGTTCGATTCCTTGAACCGTTTGGCTCTCGAGACCTACGGTGGCTCATCGATCAAAACACCCAATTTCACCCGCTTCGCAGAACGCGCCGTCACATTCGAAAGTCACTATGCCGGTAGCCTGCCATGCATGCCCGCTCGCCGTGACATGCACACGGGACGACTGAATTTCCTGCATCGAAGCTGGGGCCCTCTTGAACCGT encodes the following:
- a CDS encoding LysR family transcriptional regulator, which codes for MDKNLSAFLAIAKEGNLTAAADKIGLTQPTLTKRLSNLEHELGSILFDRHRRGMSLTPAGKAFYRRALKIEQELLQAKEELRGLENAGLDVIRIGAGPLFHQKYVGPVFSKLLLEFPALRLDLSVSNNEVNLPRLLRGDLDIVLGAIEPTGPDGAIKSIHLTSLEHGLVLAPDHKLGQLEFVYPEQLRDLIWAIYGDDEITEEPLNQYYLRNGLGSPHIAIHTASFATGLGLVRDSGFCMMAPVQIASVIEQSGLRVVRANPPLTNLTSGAYVRPSSLNFPAISRFLDLIAETFEAEAAHG